The Qipengyuania aurantiaca genome contains the following window.
CGCGCCAGAAGATCGCCAATTACGCCGGCGTCACCGTGGAGCGCAAGGCGGGGCGCATGACCCTGCCGAATGGCGAGCCGGTCGAACTGCTCGACCTGCCCGGCTCCTACAGCTTCGACGCGGCCAGCCCGGACGAAGCCGTCACCCGCGACGTGGTGAAGGGCACGTTCGAAGGCGAGGCCGTGCCCGACGTGCTGGTCATCGTGATCGACGCGGCCAATCTCGAGCAGCATCTCGTCTTCGCGCAGGAAGTGCTCGAACTCGGGCGGCCCACCGTGGTCGCGCTCAACATGGTCGATCTTGCCGAGCGCGACGGGCTGACGCTCGATCCGCAGGCGCTGTCCGAATCGCTCGGCGTGCCGGTCATCCCGACCGTTGCGGTGCGCCGTCGCGGGATCAACGAACTCAACGCCGCCATCGCCGAGGCCGAGACCCATGCGGACGAGGAAGCGCACCGCCGCTGGCACCTGACGCTGCCGGAGCGTCGCCTGTCGGCCAAGCACATGGCCAAGGGCGCGATCCTGTCGAAATCGACCCGCCACACGATCGAGAACGGGGTCGACAAGATCCTGCTCAACCCGTGGCTCGGCCCGGTCATCCTGTTTGGCTTACTGTTCGTCATCTTCCAGGCGGTCTTCGCCTGGGCGACGCCGTTTGCCGATGCGCTGGAAGGCGGGGTGGGCGTGATCTCGCAAGGCGTCACCGAGACTATGGCGCCCGGCCTCTTCCGCGATTTCCTGACCGAAGGCGTGCTCGCCGGTGTCGGTTCGGTCGTCGTCTTCCTGCCGCAGATTGTCATCCTCTTCGCCTTCATCCTCGTGATGGAAGCGAGCGGTTACATGGCGCGCGCGGCCTTCCTGATGGACCGGCTGATGGCGGGCGTGGGCCTGTCGGGCAAAAGCTTCATCCCGCTGCTCTCCAGCTTCGCCTGCGCCATTCCCGGCATCATGGCGACGCGCAGCATCTCCGATCCCAAGGACCGGCTGACCACGATCCTGATCGCCCCGCTTATGACCTGTTCGGCGCGCCTGCCGGTCTATGCCGTGATCATCGCCGCCGTCATTCCGCAGACGAGCGTGGGGCCGGGCGTGGGCCTGCAGGGCCTCGTCCTCTTCGCGCTTTATGTCGCGGGCATCGTCGGCGCGATGGTGGTCGCGCTGGTTCTGCGGCGCACGGTGACCAAGGGCGCGGCTTCGGGCTTCATCATGGAACTGCCGCGGTACCAGCTGCCACGAATCAAGGACCTCGCCATCGGCCTGTGGCAGCGCGCCTGGGTCTTCCTGCGCCGCGCGGGCACGATCATCTTCGTCGCGACCATCGCGCTGTGGGTGCTGCTGTCCTTCCCCAAGGCCGAGCCGGGCGAAAGCCAGCTCGACGCGAGCTATGCCGGTGCGGTGGCCGACACCATCCACCCGGTGCTGGAACCGGTCGGTTTCAACCGCGAAATGAGCCTTGCGCTGGTCCCCGCCATCGCCGCGCGCGAAGTGGCCGTCTCCGCCCTTGCCACGACTTACGCCGTGGATGCCGAGGACGAGGATCTCGCGGCACAAGGCGTGACCGCCAAGATCGCCGCCCTGTGGAGCCTGCCCACCGCGCTCGCCTTCCTCGCGTGGTTCGTCTTCGCCCCGCAATGCCTCTCGACCATCGCGGTCGCCCGGCGCGAGACGAACGGATGGAAATGGCCCATCGTCATGGTGGTCTATCTCTTCGCGCTGGCGTGGATCGCGGCCGGGGCGACGTACTGGATCGCGGTAAGCCTCGGGCTTTAGGTCCGCTCCGGTGGAAACGGTGCCCGCAACCCTAGAACCGACTCGCGAGGGCCGTTAGGTCCGTCCGCAACACATTCGAAAAGGACGAATCGATGGCCGGTAGCCTCAACAAAGTCATGCTGATCGGAAACCTGGGCGCAGACCCGGAAATCCGCAGCTTCCCCAATGGCGGCAAGGTCGCCAACCTGCGCATCGCGACCAGCGAGCAGTGGAAGGACCGCAACACCGGCGAACGGCAGGAACGGACCGAATGGCACACCGTCTCGATCTTTTCCGAAGGCCTGATCAACGTCGTCGAACGCTTCCTGCGCAAGGGCAGCAAGGTTTTCGTCGAAGGCCAGCTGCAGACCCGCAAGTGGCAGGACCAGCAGGGTAACGACCGCTATTCGACCGAAGTCGTGCTGCGCGGCTTCAACGGCACGCTGACCATGCTCGACGGCCCGCAGGGCGGCTCGGGCGGCGGCGGTGGCGGCTACGGTGGTGGCGGCTCGCGCGGCGGCGATTACGGCGGCGGCAGCGGAGGCGGCCAGTCGGGTGGCGGCTGGAACCAGGGCGGAGGCGGCTCCGGCGGCGGCCAGTCGGGCGGCGGCTCGAACTACGACGATCTCGACGACGACATCCCGTTCTAAGCCTTAGGGCGCAAGCACATCAGGGCCGCGGCGTGACGAACGCTGCGGCCCTTTTGCTATCGATGGGTGGGAAGCTCAGGGCCGGTAGGAATTGCACCGCCAAAGGCGATAGTTCTTAACCCGGGGGCAGGTGCGGACCTTGGTCAGCCACAGGTCGAAGATCCGCGGTTCGCGCAGGCAGGCGAGCACGCCCAGCGCGTGGACGGCCAGCGCGATGAGGATCACCCACCAGGCGCGGAAGATCAGGAACAGCTCGACCGCGAGGATCGCGTTGATCACGAAGAAGGTGAAGGTCACACCCGCAAACATCTGCGGCCGTGTGAGGGCCACGAAAACGGCATCTTGGTTTAACCGGTCCGGCATCGTGAGTCCCCTCCCCTCCTGCGCTGCGCATGCTCGGCTCGTAGCATAGGTTCAAGTAGAAGTTAAGTAAGAGTATTCGATTGACTGCGATTAACTAGAGTGATGCCGGGTAGGTAAGTTTCACGGAAAATCCCCTTCACGTCCATAAGTCACCATATCTACAAGCATCAAGTAATGGATATTCTCAATCCAATATAATGCCTTAGGTCTATATCCAAATGTATAGATAGTTTGTAAATGAAATCCGCGAATATGCTGATTTATTGTAAATTCGTTGACTCAAAAGCAAAGATCGTGGCAGCTTCCGGCAAGGTCCAAATATCACGGGGGTGGTGGCCTTGGCTCATTCGATCTGGAAAACGGTTGCGACAGCATTTGCCGCGCTGACGGCGAGTTCGGCGTCGGCGGCTCTGCCCGATCCCGAAGGTTCGAGCGTGATTGTCGATGCGTTGTCCTGGCTCCAGGGCACGCTGCTCGGCACCGCGGCCACGGTTGCGGCCGTCATCGCAGTGGCTGCCGTGGGCTTCGCCATGCTGACCGGGCGGATCAACTGGCGCCACGGCGCGGTAGTCATCCTCGGCTGCTTCATCCTCTTCGGTGCCGCGACCATCGTCGGCGGCATCCGTTCTGCGGCGGGAGGGTAACTTGGCCGCAGCAACCCCTTCCATCGATCCGACACAGACCGGAAAACCGGACGTCGCGATTGGCAAATTTCAGCGCGTGTGGTCGCGTGCGCCTAAGGACGATGACCCTGCTCATCGTCCCAAGCCCGGCCACAGCGGATGCCTCTTGCTGAGCGCCTGACCCTCGATCCTCGTGCCGCCGCGCGCGAGAAGGGTGCCGGCGAGCACCTGCCCTATCTCGCGCATGTCGACGATGTGACGCTGGAAACGCGCGACGGGCTGCTGATGCAGACGATCCGGCTGGGCGGCTTCCTCTTCGAAACCTCCGACACGGCCGAACTGAACTACCGCGCGGAGCTGCGCGATGCGATGATGCGCGCGGTCGGCTCCTCGCAATTCGCGATTTACCATCATGTCCTGCGCCGCCGGGCGGAAGACGTGATGGAAGGCGAGTTTCCCGACCAGTTCTCCCGCACGCTCGACCGCCGCTGGCGCGAGCGGCTGTCGGCGCGCAAGATGTATGTGAACGACCTGTTCCTCACCATCGTGCGCCGCCCGATGCAGGGGCGCGTCGGCCTGCTCGACCGGGCGCGGACGTTTCTCACGCGGCAAGTCGCCGCCGATCGCGCAGCCCAGCGCGCCGGGGAATTGCGCTCGCTACATAGCGCAACACAGGCGCTGACCGCCGCGCTGGGGCAATATTCGCCGCATGTGCTGAGCGTCTACGACACGCCGGGCGGCTATCGCTCCGAACCGCTCGAATTCCTGTCCTATCTCTACAACGCCGAGATGCGCCCCATCGCCCTGCCGCACGGGCCGGTGAATGACTACCTGCCCGCACGCCGGGTCAGCTTCGGCCACCGCGCGTTCGAGCGCGACGAACTGGGCGGGGTGGACCGCAGCTTCGGGGCCATCGTCTCGATCAAGGATTACCCGACGCAGACCATGCCGGGAATGTTCGACGAGCTTTACCGCATGCCGTTCGAGATGGTCGTCACCCAATCCTTCGCTTTCGTGGAGCGGGGCGAGGCTCTGCGCGAGATGAACTACGTGCTGCGGCGGATGCGCTCCACCGATGACGAGGCGCTGTCGCTGCGCGATGACCTCACCAACGCGAAGGACGATGTCGCCGCCGGGCGCGCGGGCTTCGGGCAGCACCACGCCACTATTGCCGTCCACGCCGACAGCCTCGAAGAACTCGACCGCGAGGTAGCCGAGATCATCGCCGCGCTCGCCGATCTGGGCGTGGTGGGCGTGCGCGAGGAGATCGCGCTGGAGCCGTCCTTCTGGGCGCAGTTTCCCGGCAACTTCAAATATATCCCCCGCAAGGGTCTCGTCTCGACGCGCAATTTTGCAGGGCTGGCGAGCCTTCATAATTTCCCCGTCGGGCAGGCGCAGGGCAACCACTGGGGCGATGCGATCACGCTGTTCGAGACTACGGCGGCGGGCCCCTATTTCTTCAGCTTCCACCTGAACGACCTCGGCAATTTCACCGTCATCGGGCCGTCGGGATCGGGCAAGACCGTGGTGCTCAACTTTCTTCTCGCGCAGGCGCGCAAGATCAATCCGCGGATCATCTTCTTCGACAAGGACCGCGGGGCGGAGCTCTTCGTGCGCGCGATCGGCGGGCAGTATGACCGGCTGCGTCCGGGCATCTCCTCCGACCTCAACCCGCTGCAGATCGAGGACACGCCGGCCAACCGCCAGTTCCTCGTCGACTGGCTGACGCTTCTGGCAGGCGGCGCAAACACGGAGGAAGCCGAGCTTATCAGCGATGCGGTGGACACGAATTTCGAACAGGCCGACGAGCATCGCCGCCTTCGTAACCTCGTCGAATTGCTGCGCGGCCAGACCAAGCCGAAGGCAGGAGACCTCTATTCGCGGATGAAGCCCTGGTGGGGCGAGGGCAAGCGGGCCTGGCTGTTCGACAATGAAATCGACCGCACCGATCTTGCCGCCCGGACCATCGGTTTCGACATCACCGCGTTGCTGGACGATCCGGTCGAACGTACGCCCGCCCTGCTCTATTTCTTCCACCGGGTGGAGGAACGGCTCGACGGATCGCCCACGATCATCGTGGTCGACGAAGGCTGGAAGGCGCTCGACGACGAGGTCTTCGTTCGCCGGATCAAGGACTGGGAAAAGACCGTCCGTAAGCGCAACGGCATTGTCGGTTTCGCCACCCAAAGCGCGCGCGATGCGCTGGAGAGCCAAATTGCCAGCGCCATCATCGAACAGGCCGCGGTGCAGATATTCATGGTCAATCCCAAGGCCCGCGAAGAGGATTACATCGACGGCTTCGGCCTCACCCCGCACGAACTCGAACTGGTCCGCAAGCTGCCCGACCAGTCGCACTGCTTCCTGATCAAGCGCGGCAACGAAAGCGTGGTCGCGCGCCTCAATCTCGAAGGCGAGAAGGACATGCTCACGATCCTGTCGGGTCGCGAAAGCACGGTCCGCGTGTTCGACGAGCTGGTCAAGGAAACCGGCACCGATCCCGAGGGCTGGCTGGCCCCGCTGATGGAGAGGGTCTGACTATGGCCTGCAACGCCATCCGCACCGGCGAACGCTATCTCGAAAGCGCGCTCGAACACGTCGATTGCCAAGCGCAGTCGATCGGCAGCTTCGGCTACATGGCGCTGTCCGAGCCCGGCTCCACCCTCTCGGTGGCGCTGACGGCCGTGCTGGTCATCTTCGTTGCGCTGTTCGGCCTGCGCATTGCGCTCGGCTATCCGATTTTCGGCCACGATCTGGCGAGCCACGCCCTCCGGCTGGTGATCGTCCTGACGCTGGCAACCAGTTGGCCGGCGTTCAAGGCCATCGCCTATGATGTGGTGGTGAGCGGCCCTGCCGAAATCGTCCAGACCGTGGGCGGTTCGGCGCAGCTCCCCGGATCGGACGGCAGCCTCGCCAGCCGGCTTCAGAATGTCGACGAGGGG
Protein-coding sequences here:
- a CDS encoding type IV secretion system protein VirB3 gives rise to the protein MPDRLNQDAVFVALTRPQMFAGVTFTFFVINAILAVELFLIFRAWWVILIALAVHALGVLACLREPRIFDLWLTKVRTCPRVKNYRLWRCNSYRP
- a CDS encoding TrbC/VirB2 family protein, giving the protein MALAHSIWKTVATAFAALTASSASAALPDPEGSSVIVDALSWLQGTLLGTAATVAAVIAVAAVGFAMLTGRINWRHGAVVILGCFILFGAATIVGGIRSAAGG
- the feoB gene encoding ferrous iron transporter B; its protein translation is MSRKRTAALVGNPNSGKSALFNALTGARQKIANYAGVTVERKAGRMTLPNGEPVELLDLPGSYSFDAASPDEAVTRDVVKGTFEGEAVPDVLVIVIDAANLEQHLVFAQEVLELGRPTVVALNMVDLAERDGLTLDPQALSESLGVPVIPTVAVRRRGINELNAAIAEAETHADEEAHRRWHLTLPERRLSAKHMAKGAILSKSTRHTIENGVDKILLNPWLGPVILFGLLFVIFQAVFAWATPFADALEGGVGVISQGVTETMAPGLFRDFLTEGVLAGVGSVVVFLPQIVILFAFILVMEASGYMARAAFLMDRLMAGVGLSGKSFIPLLSSFACAIPGIMATRSISDPKDRLTTILIAPLMTCSARLPVYAVIIAAVIPQTSVGPGVGLQGLVLFALYVAGIVGAMVVALVLRRTVTKGAASGFIMELPRYQLPRIKDLAIGLWQRAWVFLRRAGTIIFVATIALWVLLSFPKAEPGESQLDASYAGAVADTIHPVLEPVGFNREMSLALVPAIAAREVAVSALATTYAVDAEDEDLAAQGVTAKIAALWSLPTALAFLAWFVFAPQCLSTIAVARRETNGWKWPIVMVVYLFALAWIAAGATYWIAVSLGL
- a CDS encoding VirB4 family type IV secretion/conjugal transfer ATPase, whose amino-acid sequence is MPLAERLTLDPRAAAREKGAGEHLPYLAHVDDVTLETRDGLLMQTIRLGGFLFETSDTAELNYRAELRDAMMRAVGSSQFAIYHHVLRRRAEDVMEGEFPDQFSRTLDRRWRERLSARKMYVNDLFLTIVRRPMQGRVGLLDRARTFLTRQVAADRAAQRAGELRSLHSATQALTAALGQYSPHVLSVYDTPGGYRSEPLEFLSYLYNAEMRPIALPHGPVNDYLPARRVSFGHRAFERDELGGVDRSFGAIVSIKDYPTQTMPGMFDELYRMPFEMVVTQSFAFVERGEALREMNYVLRRMRSTDDEALSLRDDLTNAKDDVAAGRAGFGQHHATIAVHADSLEELDREVAEIIAALADLGVVGVREEIALEPSFWAQFPGNFKYIPRKGLVSTRNFAGLASLHNFPVGQAQGNHWGDAITLFETTAAGPYFFSFHLNDLGNFTVIGPSGSGKTVVLNFLLAQARKINPRIIFFDKDRGAELFVRAIGGQYDRLRPGISSDLNPLQIEDTPANRQFLVDWLTLLAGGANTEEAELISDAVDTNFEQADEHRRLRNLVELLRGQTKPKAGDLYSRMKPWWGEGKRAWLFDNEIDRTDLAARTIGFDITALLDDPVERTPALLYFFHRVEERLDGSPTIIVVDEGWKALDDEVFVRRIKDWEKTVRKRNGIVGFATQSARDALESQIASAIIEQAAVQIFMVNPKAREEDYIDGFGLTPHELELVRKLPDQSHCFLIKRGNESVVARLNLEGEKDMLTILSGRESTVRVFDELVKETGTDPEGWLAPLMERV
- the ssb gene encoding single-stranded DNA-binding protein, with translation MAGSLNKVMLIGNLGADPEIRSFPNGGKVANLRIATSEQWKDRNTGERQERTEWHTVSIFSEGLINVVERFLRKGSKVFVEGQLQTRKWQDQQGNDRYSTEVVLRGFNGTLTMLDGPQGGSGGGGGGYGGGGSRGGDYGGGSGGGQSGGGWNQGGGGSGGGQSGGGSNYDDLDDDIPF